ATAGAAGTTGGCTGTGATGCAGATTTAGTCCTATGGGATATCGCCCGCCCTGCGGATTTGGCTTATCAGATGGGACTAAACCCTATTAACGGCATTATGGTTCAAGGCAAGTGGCGTGAGACGGTATAGCGAACTTATCTAAATACTCACATTAAAAAAGCCCCAGTCATTGAATGGTTGGGGCTTTGTTAATAATAAATGCACGGCTTTGCTATCTCATTTTCAAAAAACTGAGTAGCAAGAAAAACGACTATTAGCGATACCTATCATATCTATCTATCTATCTATCTATCTAACTTACTTACTTACTTAGCTATTTCTTAAACTTATTGTTAAATACACTGCCAGTATTGGCATCAACATTTAGCCAAATGATACTATTACCTTTGAGGATATCAGCTTCATAATAGGACGCATGATCACTATAATCTCGGTCGTTTTTAAACTCAATCTCGATAACACGGCCGCCCGATTGTTTTTCAGCAATTTTCATTGCCTGTTTAACATCAATCTTCGCTTGTTTAAGTGCCTTATAATCTACCAGATCATCACTGTCTAATCGTTCCACATCCGTACTGATCACTCTACCATTCATGGCGTCAATTTTGATTTCATAGTTTCGGCTACTGGTTACAAATTCCATCTCATACACACCGCCTTGCGCTTTATCATCATCGTGATCAAAGCTGGCACTCATCAATAGACCAGATGACTTTTTCGCCGCAATATTTATTGCTTGTTGTAAGCTTATTCTACTGGCTTTGGCGGCTTGAACCTCACTTGCTAGCGGTTGCTGCGTAGATGCATAGATTGTCGTAGTTAACATAGCCGCACCCACTACTACTGCAGTACGAGTACCCAAAGTCGTTAGCGAAAATGGCTTGAAAATCTTGCTCATAACGGTCTCCACAAAATTAATCTTATTGAGTGTTCTAAAATTATTATCTTTTAAAAAACACACATTATCAATAGGTCAATCGTATCACTTCATAAAAACCACTTTGACTATTCACGGTAGGGTTAATCCATAAAAAACGCGCCTATCGTTAAAACAGACGCGTTATTCGTTAATAGGTGGCTATGATAAAAGTGCTTAGTTTAAAATACCGTAAGCAACCAATGCATCAGCAACTCGTTTAAAGCCAACGATATTTGCACCAGCCATATAGTTGATATAGCCATTATCCGTTTGACCATACTGTTCTGAGGCATCAGCTGCACAGTCATGGATATTTCTCATGATATTTTTGAGGCGCAAGTCGATTTGCTCAAAGCTCTTATACTGACGGACTGAGTTTTGTGACATCTCAAGTGCAGAGACTGCTACACCGCCCGCGTTGGCGGCTTTACCTGGGGCATAATGCACGCGGTGCAAACGAATATAGTCGATGGCTTCAGCAGTCAATGGCATGTTGGCACCTTCGACAACGTATGTAATGCCATTTTCAACCATGAGCTTGGCATCTTCTTCATTGACTTCGTTTTGCGTTGCTGATGGAATTGCGATATCGCCTTTGAATTGCCACGGCTTTTGCTTCGCAAACCACTCTCCACCATAAACATCGACGTACTCAGCCAACGGTTTGCTTTTTGCTTTTTGCGCCTTGAGCCAATCAATTTTTTCTTGATTCAGACCCGCTTCATCATACAAAGTCCCTTGTGAGTCTGACACAGTGACGACGATGCCACCCAGCATATGGGCTTTTTCAGCAGCATGTAATGAGACGTTACCAGCACCTGAAACCAATACTCTCTTACCTTTGATATCGTCATTTTGCGCCGTAAGCATGTTTTCTAAGAAATACACCGCACCATAACCTGTCGCCTCAGTACGCATCAAACTGCCACCGAAGCCAACGCCTTTACCAGTCAAAACCCCGCCGTATTCGTGCGTTAAATTCTTATACATAGCAAACATATAGCTGACTTCACGCCCACCCACGCCAATGTCACCAGCGGGCACATCGATGTCTTTATTCACATAGTGATGTAGCTCACGCATAAAGGCATAGCAAAAACGGCGGATTTCACTGTCTGTTTTGCCTTTGGGATCAAAATCAGAGCCACCTTTACCACCGCCCATTGGCAATCCAGTCAAAGCGTTTTTGAATATTTGCTCAAAGCCTAAAAACTTCAAAACAGATTGGTTGACAGTCGGATGAAATCTCACGCCACCTTTATAAGGACCTAGGGCATTGCTGAACTGGACACGCCAGCCGCGGTTAACCTGAACTTCACCTTGGTCATTTTCCCAGTTAATACGAAAAGCAATAACGCGGTCAGGCTCAACGAGGCGCTCAAATATTTTAAAAGTATCATATTCTGGGTGGGCGTCGTATAACGGCGCAATCGTAATTGCAACTTCTTTTACCGCTTGAACGAATTCAGGTTGATGGGCGTAACGCGCTTCGACTTTTTCGATGGCCTGACTGATACTCATATCTTTTCCTTAGGGTAAAAATGGTGAACGTGCTTACTTACACCGATGTCACATCGTATGACAACAAACGAGAGGATTGTAGACACTGGTGTAAAACTGAAATTGCCTCGACACGCTGGCTTGTGTAGAGACAAGTGGGATTAAAAAAGCTGACTGAATTTATGCCTAGATGCCATATTCAGAGACAAGAACATTTTTTATCTCATAATATATATCATTTTTGAGGCGTATAAGTCTAGTAAATATCACCATCATGAAAAGTTATAAGCGATTTTTATTGGCACAGTCTAGCGTGCGCCTTTGCATAGCACCTTGAGATGCCGACTGACGAGCTTACAGATCTCATTGATTGTGCTAAAAATAGTCCTGTATTACTAAAAAATCTTTGTTTTTCTAATCTGTAAATAAATCAAATATTAATGGAAATTTGTGTATTGATAACCGTTAAGTAAAGACGAAAGGTCGATAATCAGCACCAAACGGTATAAAAAAACCAAAAACTTGGCTTTTTGCTTGAGCTGATGTATATCAATATTAACAGCAAGGGTTTATAATAGCTGACTTAGTCAACATTTATTCTCCACCATTACTAACTGTTATTTTATCAATTGAATAACCCGTCATAGAGAAAGCGATATGCGTACAGATTCATTCCAGCAAATTTTGGAAGACCTAAACAGCTCATCAGCCGATGTTGAAGCATCTGCCCTTATTTCTAACGATGGTCTGATGATTGCCTCAGCACTACCAACGGGCGTTGATGAAGACCGTGTTGGCGCTATGTCAGCGGCTTTATTGTCATTGGGTGACCGCGCAGGTCGTGAGTTGGCACGTGGTAGTATCGATCGTATTATGATTCAAGGTGAAAAAGGCTACGTGATTATGACCTCATCTGGAGATGAAGCGGTACTTACTATTATGGCAAAACCGAATGCAAAACTTGGTTTGATATTCTTAGATATCAAGCGTGCCTCAGAAGCCCTTGCAAAACTTATCTAACTGGTAAATTTGGATTTTTGTCGATAACACATTTTTTATTATTTAACGTCATATAGCACATAGCACGACTGATAAATATGACTTTAAATCAAAATGAAGTGACTGTCTCATAAAAAATATTTAAGATGGCACACATTATTTGTATGGAATAATGGCCTGATAAATATTGGGACGACGACTGAGCTGAAAGGCAACCTGATGTTATCGACAACTACCATACCAGATTGGCTTTTTAATCATTATAAATATAACGATAAATAAAGGAGATTACGATGGGTTCTCCAATCCCTGATGCACATAAGCCTGATATGCCCTCTGAGCAGATTACTCTGACTTATTATGATGGTACATCGCGGACTGTCTATGATACTGGTATTGAACGCCCTTATCCTGATGGCAAACTGATTGTATCGCGTACCGATTTGGATGGTGTGCTGACTCACGTCAACGATGCTTTTGTCGAAATCAGTGGCTACAGCGTTGATGAGCTTATTGGTCAGCCACAATCTATTTTGCGCCACCCTGATATGCCAAAAGCCGCTTATAAAGATTTGTGGGATACCGCCGCGGCTGGGCAAAAATGGCATGGCTACGTTAAGAATTTATGCAAAGATGGTAGTCACTATTGGGTCTATGCGACCGTTGTGCCAAACATTCGTCGCGGCGAAACAGTGGGTTATACCTCGGTACGCCGTAAGCCATCACGTAGCAAAATCGAAGCGGCGATGGCTCAGTATGCCCAAATGAATCAAAATGAGGAAGGCTAAATCATGACGACACACAATATGTTAATCGCCCCTGATTTTTCTCCTGAGCGTTTTGCAGGCTGGCACATGTTTAATATTTTGATTCAAAAACGTGCCAACCTAAATATGCATCTGAACATACCTACCTCACATGCTGAACAAGAGCAAATCATTGAGGCAGGTGACATTCAAGTTATCTATGCCAACCCATTTGATGCAGCTACTTTGATCCGTGAACAAGGCTATCGCGCTGTTGCACGCCCTATCGGCAAATCGGATGAGATGGTCATTGCT
This region of Psychrobacter sp. JCM 18902 genomic DNA includes:
- a CDS encoding roadblock/LC7 domain-containing protein, producing the protein MRTDSFQQILEDLNSSSADVEASALISNDGLMIASALPTGVDEDRVGAMSAALLSLGDRAGRELARGSIDRIMIQGEKGYVIMTSSGDEAVLTIMAKPNAKLGLIFLDIKRASEALAKLI
- a CDS encoding PAS domain-containing protein; the encoded protein is MGSPIPDAHKPDMPSEQITLTYYDGTSRTVYDTGIERPYPDGKLIVSRTDLDGVLTHVNDAFVEISGYSVDELIGQPQSILRHPDMPKAAYKDLWDTAAAGQKWHGYVKNLCKDGSHYWVYATVVPNIRRGETVGYTSVRRKPSRSKIEAAMAQYAQMNQNEEG
- the gdhA gene encoding NADP-specific glutamate dehydrogenase, with the translated sequence MSISQAIEKVEARYAHQPEFVQAVKEVAITIAPLYDAHPEYDTFKIFERLVEPDRVIAFRINWENDQGEVQVNRGWRVQFSNALGPYKGGVRFHPTVNQSVLKFLGFEQIFKNALTGLPMGGGKGGSDFDPKGKTDSEIRRFCYAFMRELHHYVNKDIDVPAGDIGVGGREVSYMFAMYKNLTHEYGGVLTGKGVGFGGSLMRTEATGYGAVYFLENMLTAQNDDIKGKRVLVSGAGNVSLHAAEKAHMLGGIVVTVSDSQGTLYDEAGLNQEKIDWLKAQKAKSKPLAEYVDVYGGEWFAKQKPWQFKGDIAIPSATQNEVNEEDAKLMVENGITYVVEGANMPLTAEAIDYIRLHRVHYAPGKAANAGGVAVSALEMSQNSVRQYKSFEQIDLRLKNIMRNIHDCAADASEQYGQTDNGYINYMAGANIVGFKRVADALVAYGILN
- a CDS encoding PepSY domain-containing protein, which gives rise to MSKIFKPFSLTTLGTRTAVVVGAAMLTTTIYASTQQPLASEVQAAKASRISLQQAINIAAKKSSGLLMSASFDHDDDKAQGGVYEMEFVTSSRNYEIKIDAMNGRVISTDVERLDSDDLVDYKALKQAKIDVKQAMKIAEKQSGGRVIEIEFKNDRDYSDHASYYEADILKGNSIIWLNVDANTGSVFNNKFKK